The following coding sequences are from one Nymphalis io chromosome 17, ilAglIoxx1.1, whole genome shotgun sequence window:
- the LOC126774721 gene encoding uncharacterized protein LOC126774721, whose amino-acid sequence MVTEGYKTMVAAVARAGNCSPDSVRCGVLHRGPGYMGMVRVTCPLTAAKKISDAGRLFVGWSSAKVCVLEQHPLRCFKCMGLGHTKVLCPSKAERGGLCFRCGVDGHKSAGCTEKLRCAVCADAGKPSGHVMGSGECNPPHHKGYGGLRHPDYHQCRTAPGRGGSFNVNMSTNIKFLQTNVNHCAAAQDLLLQSMAEWQIDLAVACEPYYVPPLPNWLGDLDGTVVVTTRSETSSLSLIERSSGYVVAGWREFVVVGTYFSPNRGLAEFQIYLGSIRAAPTDLLTGSRRRLRDYVLRQRSSLRCCT is encoded by the coding sequence ATGGTTACTGAAGGCTACAAGACGATGGTCGCTGCAGTTGCTCGTGCAGGGAACTGCTCCCCTGACTCAGTCAGATGCGGAGTGTTGCATCGTGGTCCCGGATATATGGGAATGGTCCGCGTCACCTGTCCTCTCACAGCGGCGAAGAAGATATCAGATGCCGGTCGCCTCTTCGTAGGGTGGAGCTCGGCGAAGGTATGCGTATTGGAGCAGCAccctttgcgctgcttcaagtgtaTGGGCCTTGGCCACACGAAGGTGCTTTGCCCATCCAAAGCGGAGCGGGGGGGTCTATGCTTCCGGTGTGGCGTAGATGGCCACAAGTCGGCGGGCTGTACCGAGAAACTGCGCTGTGCTGTGTGCGCAGACGCTGGCAAGccctctgggcacgtgatgggATCAGGGGAGTGCAACCCCCCCCATCACAAAGGGTACGGTGGTCTTAGGCACCCAGACTACCACCAATgtcggacggcgccaggccgaggaggaagtttcaatgtcaacatgagcacaaacataaagttcctccagacgaacgtcaaccactgcgccgcggcgcaggacctgctgctgcagtccatggcggagtggcagatcgacctggctgtggcctgcgagccatattatgtccctcccctacctaactggttaggagacttggacggcaccgtggtggttactacccggagtgaaacgagttctctctcactcattgagaggagctcgggttacgtagtggcagggtggagagaattcgttgttgtgggtacgtacttctctcccaaccgcggcctggcggagttcCAGATTTATCTCGGCTCGATCAGAGCTGCG